In Neokomagataea tanensis, one genomic interval encodes:
- a CDS encoding methyl-accepting chemotaxis protein, translated as MTKHIKSSISKKILTITLSSLIFVQIFATIISSSYIVKNTRQNMEQEALLKVDGLSTSIRNEITYRDNIIRSIKASIENSSQNNSLTRKEILDLLMLNMSAYKKLYAVDFKEIPHGLPNLKDGESNLGTNLHGIFLPYLVRKSNDHIELYTPAEHYGDVYNNIINTGKSSGLEPYIDIETKIPMVSPTYPITINGKRVAAVGVDIPLDWISELLKKAKITENSSVSLLSDKKLWIYNRRNTSNLEAYNDPHSSLIDRSIQTHTFSIDYAYNDGNNIRIASPVKLDGFDQVWTIIVNIPNKDLNYPIYKNIAKIIIPGIILIILSTLLIFKILKNSLKEPLDHILDSVSTLEKGDYTRITADLNRTDEIGAISRGLENFRTSLLQAEKNNTLQVLEREQAAQERKRVSQQKEREEIERLNVSEAIRKGLSALAEGNMAYRIADEFPEHFAVMKTDFNAACTQLQKTIAAVQSGVVAIGAGAKQITTSSSDMARRTEQQAANIEESSVALNRVVDMVRESSNNAAQAACVTDAARKRAEASREIVQSAVNAMGEIEARFVEINQVIGLIDDIAFQTNLLALNAGIEAARAGEAGRGFSVVATEIRNLALRSTEGARNVKSLVSNSANFVTDGVNLVDRTGDALGAIFQQMNDIDHLVSSIAQAANAQSITLEEINSAVQEMTTTTQQNAALVEENTMAISSLNQEAVGLGEQTSFFRVRPHTERHKSSAHKTAHEDCIIW; from the coding sequence ATGACAAAACATATTAAGTCATCAATTTCTAAAAAAATACTGACTATAACTTTATCTTCTTTAATATTCGTACAAATATTTGCGACAATTATTTCAAGTTCATATATAGTTAAAAATACCCGTCAAAATATGGAGCAGGAAGCACTACTCAAAGTAGATGGACTCTCAACTTCAATACGTAATGAAATTACTTACCGGGACAACATTATAAGATCTATCAAAGCATCCATAGAAAATAGCTCGCAAAATAATTCTCTTACGCGAAAGGAAATACTCGACCTTTTAATGTTAAATATGTCTGCATATAAAAAACTATATGCTGTTGATTTTAAAGAAATACCTCATGGATTACCTAATTTAAAAGACGGTGAAAGTAATTTAGGCACTAATTTGCACGGAATATTTTTACCTTATTTAGTACGAAAATCCAATGATCATATCGAGTTATACACCCCTGCCGAGCATTACGGGGACGTTTATAATAATATAATAAACACAGGTAAATCATCAGGGCTAGAGCCCTATATAGATATAGAAACAAAAATACCTATGGTTTCCCCCACCTATCCTATTACCATAAATGGGAAACGAGTGGCCGCTGTGGGCGTTGATATACCACTAGACTGGATATCGGAACTTCTCAAAAAAGCAAAAATAACGGAAAATTCTTCCGTTTCATTACTATCCGATAAAAAACTATGGATTTACAACCGTAGAAATACGTCGAATTTAGAGGCGTATAATGACCCGCACAGTTCTCTCATTGACCGATCTATACAAACACATACCTTCTCAATTGATTATGCCTATAATGATGGAAACAATATCCGCATCGCATCACCTGTAAAGCTTGATGGTTTTGATCAAGTATGGACTATAATAGTTAATATACCCAATAAGGATTTAAATTATCCTATATATAAAAATATCGCTAAAATTATAATACCAGGGATTATACTTATAATATTATCAACCTTATTAATATTTAAAATACTCAAGAACTCTCTTAAAGAGCCCCTCGATCATATTTTGGATTCAGTTTCCACCTTAGAAAAAGGAGACTACACGCGCATAACCGCTGACCTTAACCGCACTGATGAAATAGGCGCTATTTCGCGCGGTCTGGAAAACTTTCGTACATCGCTCTTACAAGCCGAAAAGAATAACACCCTACAAGTACTTGAGCGCGAACAAGCAGCACAGGAACGAAAGCGCGTTTCCCAACAAAAAGAACGTGAGGAAATTGAACGCCTAAATGTCTCCGAAGCCATACGTAAAGGGCTTTCCGCTCTAGCTGAGGGGAATATGGCATACCGTATTGCAGATGAATTCCCAGAACACTTTGCCGTTATGAAAACCGACTTTAACGCTGCCTGCACACAACTTCAAAAAACTATTGCGGCTGTTCAAAGCGGTGTTGTCGCTATCGGGGCAGGTGCCAAACAAATTACCACCTCCTCCTCTGACATGGCACGGAGAACGGAACAACAAGCTGCAAATATCGAAGAGTCTTCAGTCGCTCTTAACCGCGTTGTAGACATGGTGCGCGAGTCCTCAAACAATGCAGCCCAAGCTGCCTGCGTCACGGACGCAGCACGAAAGCGGGCAGAAGCATCAAGGGAAATTGTCCAGTCAGCCGTGAATGCCATGGGCGAAATTGAAGCCCGCTTTGTCGAAATCAATCAAGTCATTGGATTGATCGACGACATTGCCTTCCAAACCAATCTGCTCGCGCTGAATGCGGGCATTGAAGCTGCACGTGCGGGAGAGGCCGGACGTGGCTTTTCTGTTGTTGCTACCGAAATACGCAATTTAGCTCTTCGATCAACCGAGGGTGCCCGCAATGTAAAAAGCCTTGTCTCTAACTCGGCTAATTTTGTTACGGATGGAGTAAACCTTGTCGATCGTACTGGTGATGCACTCGGAGCAATTTTTCAACAGATGAACGATATTGACCACCTCGTGTCATCGATTGCTCAAGCAGCAAACGCACAATCTATAACATTGGAAGAAATAAATAGCGCCGTACAGGAAATGACGACGACCACTCAGCAAAACGCAGCCTTAGTTGAAGAAAATACCATGGCCATATCCTCCCTTAACCAGGAAGCTGTCGGCTTGGGTGAGCAAACATCGTTTTTCCGTGTTCGCCCTCATACCGAGAGGCATAAAAGCTCTGCACATAAAACAGCCCACGAAGACTGTATTATTTGGTGA